One part of the Terrimicrobium sacchariphilum genome encodes these proteins:
- a CDS encoding M20/M25/M40 family metallo-hydrolase has protein sequence MTIPLLFGACESFWPETKEFLREMVLTNSFSTNPVGVNRVGGQVAAQFQPLGFTASTAPHRLADYGDHLILRSAAADGPTVALIAHLDTVFPEQEEERNAFRWREVGTRIHGPGTNDMKGGIAMIHLVLSVLRRHAPQIFHSTNWTILCNACEEVDSEDFGVLCRAALPPQTLACLIFEPDGGNTSEFSLVTARKGRATFQIDVEGRSAHAGSQHARGASAIVQLCRVIETVEARTCYEKALTVNVGTISGGQVLNRVPESASARLEMRASSTEVFEEEKRFLLSLNGDGDLASRDAHPHRCRIHVTQLDETPPWPKNPASESLFALWKDAAREMSLGVKAESRGGLSDGNVLWDWAPTLDGLGPEGDHAHCSTHDPAEGKEQEFVETSSFFTKATLNVIALCKLLMPSSLEDQLTRR, from the coding sequence ATGACCATACCACTTCTCTTTGGTGCTTGCGAATCGTTCTGGCCGGAAACGAAAGAATTCCTGCGGGAGATGGTCCTCACGAACAGCTTTTCCACAAATCCGGTCGGCGTGAACCGCGTCGGGGGGCAGGTGGCGGCGCAGTTTCAGCCGCTGGGCTTCACCGCCTCCACCGCGCCGCACCGGCTGGCCGATTACGGGGATCACCTCATCCTCCGGAGCGCCGCGGCAGATGGCCCCACGGTCGCCCTGATCGCTCACCTCGACACCGTCTTTCCCGAGCAGGAGGAAGAGCGAAACGCCTTTCGCTGGCGCGAGGTGGGCACGCGCATTCATGGACCGGGCACGAATGACATGAAGGGCGGCATCGCCATGATTCATCTCGTGCTCTCCGTCCTGCGCCGCCATGCCCCGCAGATCTTTCATTCGACGAACTGGACTATCCTTTGCAATGCCTGCGAGGAGGTGGACTCGGAAGACTTTGGCGTCCTGTGCCGGGCCGCCCTGCCCCCGCAAACCCTGGCCTGCCTGATCTTTGAGCCGGATGGAGGCAATACAAGCGAATTCTCCCTGGTGACGGCGCGCAAGGGCCGGGCGACGTTCCAGATCGACGTGGAAGGACGGAGCGCGCATGCCGGGAGCCAGCACGCCCGGGGAGCCAGCGCCATCGTGCAGCTCTGCCGGGTCATTGAAACGGTGGAAGCCCGCACGTGCTATGAAAAGGCGCTGACGGTCAATGTCGGGACAATCTCCGGCGGTCAGGTGCTCAACCGGGTGCCGGAGTCCGCCAGCGCCCGGCTGGAGATGCGCGCGTCCTCCACCGAAGTCTTTGAGGAGGAAAAGAGATTCCTTCTTTCCCTGAATGGAGACGGCGACCTGGCCAGCCGGGACGCCCACCCGCATCGCTGCCGGATCCACGTGACCCAGCTCGATGAAACGCCGCCCTGGCCGAAGAACCCGGCGTCGGAAAGCCTCTTCGCCCTCTGGAAGGACGCCGCCCGGGAAATGTCCCTGGGGGTGAAGGCGGAGTCGCGAGGCGGATTGAGCGACGGAAATGTGCTATGGGACTGGGCGCCCACGCTGGACGGACTCGGCCCCGAGGGCGATCACGCCCACTGCTCCACGCATGATCCTGCGGAGGGAAAGGAGCAGGAGTTTGTGGAAACGTCCTCGTTCTTCACCAAGGCGACACTGAATGTGATCGCCCTCTGTAAACTGCTGATGCCATCAAGCCTGGAAGACCAACTGACACGACGATGA
- a CDS encoding nitronate monooxygenase, which yields MDNVGTQFLRVIVGLMRTMKYPAIIQGGMGVAVSGWPLARAVSILGQLGVVSATALDVVLARKLQNGDQDGHLRRAISSFPVENIGRQVLEDYFSPHGKPPGDPFRSVPLLGMDSPRSRVALIVLANYVEVFLAKEGHSGVVGVNLMEKIQLPTLPALYGAMLAGVDYVLMGAGIPRSIPQCLDRLAAGGDVTLKLDVSGAEKGEDFASHFSPAEFCGGAAPALKRPLFLPIVSSATLAITLAKKSNGVVDGFVVEEASAGGHNAPPRGQMQLNAKGEPVYGSRDIPEIEKIRELGLPFWLAGAYGSPERLAEAKRLGAKGVQLGTPFAYCRESGMTDELKNQVVRESCKAAVNIFTDPKASPTGFPFKVVQLEGSVSEEAVRHSRKPVCDLGVLRRAYRRDDGSVGFRCPSEPRDAFLRKGGAPGESDGRTCICNGLLATIGLGQSQPGAGSEPPLLTAGEGVNELGRFLTQGEASYSAADVLRHMLS from the coding sequence ATGGACAACGTCGGCACTCAGTTTCTCAGGGTGATCGTTGGCCTGATGCGAACTATGAAATATCCCGCGATTATTCAGGGAGGGATGGGAGTTGCTGTCTCCGGGTGGCCTTTGGCCCGGGCGGTTTCAATACTCGGGCAATTAGGAGTAGTTTCTGCGACTGCACTCGACGTGGTCCTGGCTCGCAAGCTGCAAAACGGAGATCAGGACGGTCATCTGCGCCGCGCCATTTCCTCGTTTCCGGTCGAGAATATCGGCAGGCAGGTGCTGGAGGATTACTTTTCCCCGCACGGAAAGCCTCCGGGCGATCCATTCCGCAGCGTGCCTCTGCTTGGCATGGACTCTCCCAGGAGCCGAGTTGCGCTGATTGTCCTGGCGAATTACGTGGAGGTCTTCCTCGCCAAGGAGGGGCATTCCGGAGTGGTTGGGGTCAATCTGATGGAAAAAATCCAACTCCCGACCCTTCCGGCCCTCTATGGCGCGATGCTGGCGGGTGTCGACTACGTGCTCATGGGAGCGGGAATCCCCCGGTCTATCCCCCAGTGTCTGGATCGGCTGGCTGCAGGAGGCGACGTCACCTTGAAACTGGATGTCTCGGGCGCAGAGAAAGGGGAGGATTTTGCCAGCCATTTCAGCCCGGCGGAATTTTGTGGAGGGGCAGCTCCCGCGCTCAAGCGACCGCTCTTCCTGCCGATCGTTTCCTCCGCGACCCTGGCGATCACCCTGGCGAAGAAATCCAATGGCGTGGTGGATGGGTTTGTGGTCGAGGAAGCGAGTGCAGGCGGGCATAACGCACCGCCCAGAGGCCAGATGCAATTGAATGCAAAAGGCGAGCCGGTCTATGGGAGCCGCGATATTCCGGAGATCGAAAAGATCCGTGAACTTGGACTGCCCTTTTGGCTGGCAGGCGCGTACGGCTCGCCGGAGCGTCTGGCCGAGGCCAAGCGGCTCGGAGCCAAGGGTGTACAACTCGGGACTCCCTTCGCCTACTGCCGTGAGTCCGGCATGACCGATGAACTCAAGAACCAGGTCGTGCGAGAGAGCTGCAAGGCGGCGGTGAACATATTCACCGATCCCAAGGCCTCCCCCACGGGATTCCCATTCAAAGTGGTGCAGTTGGAGGGAAGCGTTTCCGAGGAGGCGGTCCGCCATTCGAGAAAGCCCGTCTGCGACCTCGGCGTCCTCCGTCGAGCCTATCGCCGGGATGACGGCTCGGTGGGTTTCCGGTGTCCCAGCGAACCACGGGATGCTTTTTTACGCAAAGGGGGAGCTCCCGGCGAGTCGGATGGCCGCACGTGTATTTGCAATGGGCTCCTGGCCACGATTGGATTGGGACAATCTCAGCCCGGAGCGGGCAGCGAGCCGCCGCTGCTCACAGCGGGCGAGGGCGTAAACGAACTCGGCCGTTTCCTCACGCAGGGAGAGGCATCCTACTCAGCCGCGGATGTTCTTCGGCACATGCTTTCCTAA
- a CDS encoding beta strand repeat-containing protein, whose product MNTLQSPNLAKPSFLNPAARTFRRRCAALLCASFAAAPALHAQYVWSGGSTTWDSTGSPGWNGSAPNSAGAGVTKTDSTSATITQNNSAGVTIGSFTLSGGAGTFGVTPSNALTFNQDGNGAGAAAITNAGTNTNSRVNFGSGTLTLADDIVISNTGSSTNASGSIAISSTIGGTGNVTFSNVSNNAAAGHITLSGPNTFTGTVTVQKGAVTFSNATSLGNSANAVHLGSAGNSATLVSSSNSVTHAYNITVASTLGTNVLGSINTSTFDTTFSGTLALNGNVSLTSSKTSNAAVLYTGAISGGGNVTLIGNGKTQFGDGTASVTNTYTGNTTLSDSSSLLLADNAKMTFVIGASGVNNKITGTANQTLTLNGDFIFDLSGAAANGSWTIVDIGTLNESFGSSFSIVGFTEAANVWTYVSGTKTYTFSEATGVLSAVPEPSTIILWGLGAAFVLFGMRRRARHA is encoded by the coding sequence ATGAACACCCTCCAGAGCCCCAACCTGGCAAAACCGTCGTTCCTCAACCCCGCCGCCCGAACCTTCCGCCGCCGATGCGCGGCGCTGCTCTGCGCGTCGTTCGCCGCCGCACCCGCCCTCCATGCGCAGTATGTCTGGAGCGGAGGCAGCACCACCTGGGACAGCACGGGCAGTCCGGGCTGGAATGGCTCTGCGCCGAACAGCGCGGGAGCGGGCGTGACCAAGACCGACTCGACCAGCGCCACGATCACCCAGAACAACAGCGCGGGAGTAACGATCGGGAGCTTCACTCTATCCGGCGGGGCCGGGACATTCGGCGTGACGCCGAGCAATGCCCTGACCTTTAACCAGGACGGAAACGGCGCGGGAGCCGCCGCGATCACAAACGCAGGCACGAATACGAACTCGCGGGTGAACTTCGGGTCCGGCACCCTCACGCTGGCCGACGACATCGTCATCAGCAACACCGGCAGCTCGACGAATGCAAGCGGGTCCATCGCCATTTCCTCCACCATCGGGGGCACGGGCAATGTCACCTTCAGCAACGTGAGCAACAACGCCGCCGCCGGTCATATCACCCTCTCCGGGCCGAATACCTTCACCGGGACGGTGACCGTGCAGAAGGGCGCGGTGACATTTTCCAACGCCACCTCGCTGGGCAACTCGGCCAATGCCGTACACCTGGGCAGCGCCGGAAACTCAGCCACGCTCGTCTCAAGCTCCAACTCGGTAACGCACGCGTACAATATCACCGTGGCCTCCACGCTGGGAACGAACGTGCTCGGGTCGATCAACACATCCACGTTCGACACGACGTTCTCCGGAACGCTGGCCCTGAACGGCAATGTCAGCCTGACGAGCAGCAAGACCAGCAATGCCGCCGTGCTCTACACCGGGGCCATCTCGGGCGGAGGAAACGTCACCCTCATCGGCAACGGCAAGACGCAGTTCGGCGACGGCACAGCCAGCGTGACCAATACCTATACGGGCAACACGACGCTGAGCGACAGCAGTTCGCTCCTGCTGGCGGACAATGCCAAAATGACCTTCGTCATCGGAGCCAGCGGAGTGAACAACAAGATCACCGGCACGGCGAATCAAACGCTCACTCTGAATGGAGACTTCATCTTTGACCTCTCCGGCGCGGCCGCCAATGGCAGCTGGACGATCGTCGATATCGGCACGCTCAATGAGAGCTTCGGCTCTTCATTCTCAATCGTGGGATTCACCGAGGCGGCCAATGTCTGGACGTATGTGTCGGGCACGAAGACCTATACCTTCTCGGAGGCCACAGGAGTCCTCTCGGCGGTACCCGAGCCGTCCACGATCATTCTGTGGGGACTGGGCGCCGCATTTGTGCTCTTCGGAATGCGCCGTCGCGCACGCCATGCCTGA
- a CDS encoding Gfo/Idh/MocA family protein, with amino-acid sequence MLKLGIIGVGGYGWNNVLGFLNLQAEGRVKIAALADISTSALEDCRARPELSEARCFTDYRDLLDAPGLEAVLINVPIPFHREATLAALGRGLAILLEKPAVPLLSQLDELIEADREGRVMVGFQHVYSSLVTAARESIRRGGLGRLKSVSAWGIWPRPTSYYHRAGWAGQIEWRGLPVLDGPCTNAFAHYINLALHLCGSDGRSQGSPVGGRGEAYRARPDIPSYDTGFLRARLEGDIACSFAFTHAAARERGVTIRLAGSRGELLFSGNGRELRLPDGAVLCGDDGQMGLRRAFVAFARGDRERNLTPLEASRPFLSATHLMLAASGGIHQIPAEHSCNVARESGEDEEGDLACAIPGIERDMARCVEDFLTPGEAGLAWAADAGETMVSEGLEAEMLHGLGTGAGLSVPA; translated from the coding sequence ATGTTGAAGCTCGGCATCATCGGAGTCGGCGGTTACGGCTGGAACAACGTCCTGGGGTTCCTGAATCTCCAGGCGGAAGGGCGGGTGAAGATCGCCGCCCTCGCCGACATCTCAACGAGCGCCCTGGAGGACTGCCGCGCCCGGCCGGAGCTGAGCGAGGCGCGTTGTTTCACGGACTATCGCGACCTGCTGGACGCGCCGGGGCTGGAGGCCGTCCTGATCAATGTCCCCATCCCCTTTCACCGGGAGGCGACCCTCGCCGCGCTCGGGCGTGGTCTGGCCATCCTGCTGGAAAAGCCCGCCGTCCCGCTCCTCTCCCAGCTCGATGAACTGATCGAGGCCGACCGCGAGGGCCGGGTGATGGTGGGCTTTCAGCATGTCTACTCGTCGCTCGTGACGGCGGCGCGGGAGAGCATCCGTCGGGGCGGGCTGGGCCGGCTGAAATCCGTCTCGGCCTGGGGGATCTGGCCCCGGCCGACCTCCTACTACCACCGCGCCGGCTGGGCCGGACAGATCGAGTGGCGAGGGCTCCCCGTGCTGGACGGACCCTGCACCAATGCCTTTGCCCACTACATCAACCTCGCCCTCCACCTGTGCGGCTCGGACGGGCGCAGCCAGGGGTCGCCGGTCGGCGGCCGGGGCGAGGCCTATCGCGCCCGGCCGGACATCCCGAGCTACGACACGGGGTTTCTCCGCGCCCGGCTGGAGGGGGATATTGCCTGCTCCTTCGCCTTCACCCACGCGGCGGCGAGGGAGCGCGGCGTGACGATCCGGCTGGCGGGCAGCCGGGGAGAGCTGCTGTTTTCCGGGAACGGCAGGGAACTGCGCCTGCCTGATGGCGCGGTGCTCTGCGGGGACGACGGACAGATGGGCCTGCGGCGGGCCTTCGTCGCCTTTGCCCGGGGCGACCGGGAGAGAAATCTCACGCCGCTGGAGGCCTCGCGGCCTTTTCTCAGCGCCACCCATCTCATGCTGGCGGCGTCGGGCGGCATTCACCAGATCCCGGCGGAGCACTCCTGCAATGTGGCGCGCGAGAGCGGGGAGGACGAAGAGGGCGACCTGGCGTGCGCGATCCCGGGGATCGAGAGGGATATGGCGCGATGCGTGGAAGATTTCCTCACGCCTGGCGAGGCCGGTCTGGCCTGGGCCGCCGACGCCGGGGAAACCATGGTTTCGGAAGGGCTGGAGGCGGAAATGCTGCACGGCCTGGGAACAGGAGCGGGGCTTTCCGTCCCCGCATAG
- a CDS encoding LacI family DNA-binding transcriptional regulator: MKSSKKKGAPDPPPEEPRIVPGRVSIRDLAAIACVSRTTVSLALRDSHRVSAQVRQEIQKLAAEHNYRSNPMVTALMQQVRSKRAIKDSATIAFVTSSHTREEWKNYSFNRQIWEGALAEATRLGFRLEEFWAGPGARDIPALAGMLYHRGIRALCFAPMAWPHPRFELPWERFVAIACTASTGIAELPVVRSDHTHGMHTLLSRLRGLGAQSIGVAISLEDDERIAHAWSAGVHTFCLTSPDTAVHLLRLKDYNDFEGFAAWFQKTRPQVMVGLQSTVPAFLDRLGMDGKIAYASLDVLTEELDEIAGIFQDPLYLGRRGVEYVSKAIYDQVFGLPTHPESIVVRGRFVDGRSLAPLLKAPGRRKTKTASRR; encoded by the coding sequence GTGAAAAGCAGCAAGAAAAAAGGCGCGCCTGATCCTCCGCCGGAGGAGCCGCGCATCGTTCCCGGCCGGGTCTCGATCCGGGACCTCGCAGCCATCGCATGCGTGAGCCGCACGACGGTCTCGCTCGCCCTGAGAGATAGCCACAGGGTCAGCGCCCAGGTACGCCAGGAGATTCAAAAGCTGGCGGCGGAGCACAACTACCGCAGCAACCCGATGGTAACAGCGCTCATGCAGCAGGTGCGCTCAAAGCGGGCGATCAAGGACAGCGCGACGATTGCATTTGTCACCTCGAGCCATACCCGCGAGGAGTGGAAGAACTATTCCTTCAATCGCCAGATCTGGGAGGGAGCACTGGCCGAGGCCACGCGGCTCGGCTTCCGGCTGGAGGAGTTCTGGGCGGGGCCGGGAGCGCGGGATATCCCGGCGCTCGCAGGCATGCTGTACCATCGCGGGATTCGCGCGCTGTGCTTTGCCCCGATGGCGTGGCCACACCCTCGCTTTGAGCTGCCGTGGGAGCGATTCGTGGCGATCGCCTGCACGGCGTCGACGGGCATCGCGGAGCTGCCGGTGGTACGAAGCGATCATACCCACGGCATGCACACGCTGCTCTCCCGGCTTCGCGGCCTGGGGGCGCAGTCAATCGGCGTGGCCATCTCGCTGGAGGATGACGAGCGCATCGCCCACGCGTGGTCGGCCGGAGTCCATACCTTTTGCCTCACCTCTCCGGACACCGCAGTCCATCTGCTTCGTCTGAAGGACTACAACGACTTCGAAGGCTTTGCCGCCTGGTTCCAGAAGACGCGCCCCCAGGTCATGGTCGGCCTACAGTCGACCGTTCCGGCCTTCCTCGACCGCCTGGGCATGGACGGAAAGATCGCCTATGCCTCGCTGGACGTGCTGACTGAGGAACTGGACGAAATCGCGGGCATCTTCCAGGACCCGCTTTATCTCGGTCGGCGAGGCGTGGAGTATGTCAGCAAGGCAATTTATGACCAGGTCTTTGGCCTGCCCACGCACCCCGAGTCCATCGTGGTCCGTGGGCGCTTCGTCGATGGGCGCTCTCTTGCGCCTTTGCTGAAAGCCCCCGGGCGCCGCAAAACGAAAACCGCCTCGCGCCGCTAG
- a CDS encoding SGNH/GDSL hydrolase family protein, which yields MRPILFTILALALAHIAPAKDAPATLAPLGDSRTAIIAFDKAGLNRTTLCHFNWANALNQQKYPCTGVFGISGATSDTIISTMLDPALASNPRFLVILMGVNDVRSPGFSSDHTMANIAKAADMALARGITPIVCTDPGSEHYLPAHVAFINDLNSRIADYCTRTKGAVLFDIAALASTQRAPSIILQPGWFYDGIHLQTLGAYKVGVALAALLDSLGASAPDFPGLAGNILGNPGFTGTAGKLGEGNTGVLPDLFTGGRDNANCSSAFSVNARPDGTNELVVDLKTTAQNGLGGMRVSQVIPVAEKAGGFQAGVQVEIDPGSVNLADVRAEVTLVFTDGTFAVAYDFDGTQKRDTISAIDAGGPLVLTLQSPVNLVGEGREVKSVKFVLGARVLGQGNAVLRFRNPWCRKAPASPAAN from the coding sequence ATGAGACCCATCCTGTTCACCATCCTCGCTCTCGCCCTGGCCCATATCGCTCCGGCCAAGGACGCACCCGCCACCCTGGCTCCGCTCGGCGACAGCCGCACCGCCATCATCGCCTTTGACAAGGCCGGGCTGAACCGCACCACGCTCTGCCATTTCAACTGGGCCAATGCGCTGAACCAGCAGAAGTACCCCTGCACCGGCGTCTTCGGCATCTCTGGCGCGACGTCGGACACGATCATCTCGACGATGCTGGACCCGGCTCTCGCCTCCAACCCGAGGTTCCTCGTCATCCTGATGGGCGTCAATGATGTGCGCTCCCCCGGCTTCAGCTCGGACCACACAATGGCCAATATCGCCAAGGCTGCTGACATGGCCCTTGCCCGGGGCATCACTCCCATCGTCTGTACTGATCCCGGCTCGGAGCATTACCTCCCCGCGCACGTCGCTTTCATCAACGATCTGAACTCCCGCATCGCCGATTATTGCACTCGGACCAAGGGCGCGGTGCTTTTCGATATCGCCGCGCTCGCCTCCACGCAGCGAGCGCCCTCCATCATCCTGCAGCCGGGATGGTTCTACGACGGCATTCATCTCCAGACCCTCGGCGCGTACAAGGTGGGCGTCGCCCTCGCCGCGCTGCTCGACAGCCTCGGGGCCTCCGCCCCGGACTTCCCGGGCCTCGCCGGGAACATCCTTGGCAACCCGGGCTTCACCGGCACGGCAGGAAAACTCGGAGAGGGCAATACCGGCGTGCTGCCCGATCTCTTCACCGGGGGACGGGACAATGCAAACTGCTCGTCCGCCTTTTCCGTGAACGCCCGCCCCGACGGAACGAATGAACTCGTCGTCGACCTCAAGACCACCGCCCAGAACGGCCTCGGCGGCATGCGCGTCTCCCAGGTGATCCCGGTCGCCGAAAAAGCCGGGGGATTCCAGGCCGGAGTGCAGGTCGAGATTGATCCCGGCTCGGTAAATCTCGCCGACGTTCGGGCCGAGGTTACGCTCGTCTTCACCGACGGCACCTTCGCCGTGGCCTATGATTTCGACGGCACCCAGAAGCGCGATACCATCTCCGCCATCGATGCGGGCGGCCCGCTCGTGCTGACGTTGCAATCCCCGGTCAACCTCGTCGGAGAGGGCCGGGAGGTTAAAAGCGTGAAGTTCGTCCTCGGCGCCCGCGTCCTGGGACAAGGCAATGCCGTGCTGCGATTCCGCAATCCCTGGTGCCGGAAGGCTCCCGCCAGCCCGGCGGCGAACTAG
- a CDS encoding CARDB domain-containing protein, with protein MATVLLAQVVRAGEELPVPEPARPADSFVQMIGVATHFNYRDTMYDGRWEAVRDLLGGLGVRTIRDDLSPRHDELWEKYGIRVIAIDDDPATPWEQKLRQWREKRHLLAAIEGPNEVNGGWKKLGKTYHGRGWPEGPREFQDDLYSAIKADAALKDIPVIAASTAYKGDGSRLAPLRSFDIANTHSYPAGAMPSESLDFRDPYLLLGRGAILPPLAATETGYHTCLASSQVIAGTQAGVSHEAQRKYLPRLLAEYFDAGFRWTVLYELGAGRPRKAEQEDPEAAFGLLMPDASPKPAYFALRDLIASVAESRWDASARQWVRPAPYRTGALAFTLRGAPPSVHHTLLQRSDGSFLLLLWNEVPGFDRKARKDIANAPVPVRLVLAQKAAEVTVVTPGGQAAPCARFTDVSTIDLQVPDEVLVVTIKPAAPIPSGGLPLAGDVASQASPTSITLDWPAYPGPDAWWVYLHGRKLGQAAPGTDGRLHFTLRDLLPATTYPLEIIAASRDGRVSDPARIAVATIDAFPDLVIRDVKTAPANPRPGEEVRFLATVENTGSAPTGEGVTIGVKFSIDGKTVCWNDALRGPLAPGRKVEVSANNGPQGRSTWKAVPGSHTLTAQVDDVNRLIESDELNNTASATLDVAAPPPSQP; from the coding sequence TTGGCAACCGTCCTGCTCGCCCAGGTCGTGCGGGCAGGGGAGGAATTGCCTGTTCCCGAGCCCGCCCGGCCCGCCGACAGCTTCGTCCAGATGATCGGGGTGGCGACGCATTTCAATTACCGCGACACCATGTACGACGGGCGTTGGGAGGCCGTGCGGGATCTCCTCGGCGGCCTCGGCGTGCGCACGATCCGCGACGACCTTTCCCCGAGGCATGACGAACTCTGGGAAAAATACGGCATCCGCGTGATCGCCATCGATGACGACCCGGCCACGCCCTGGGAGCAAAAGCTTCGCCAGTGGCGGGAGAAGCGCCATCTCCTCGCTGCCATCGAGGGTCCCAACGAGGTCAACGGCGGATGGAAGAAGCTCGGCAAAACCTATCACGGTCGAGGCTGGCCGGAGGGTCCCCGGGAGTTCCAGGACGATCTCTACAGCGCCATCAAGGCCGATGCCGCGCTGAAGGACATCCCCGTCATCGCCGCCAGCACCGCGTACAAGGGCGACGGCTCGCGGTTGGCTCCTCTCCGGAGCTTTGACATCGCCAATACCCATAGCTATCCCGCCGGGGCCATGCCGTCGGAGAGCCTCGACTTTCGCGACCCGTATCTCCTGCTCGGGCGCGGCGCGATCCTGCCGCCGCTCGCGGCCACCGAGACGGGCTATCACACCTGCCTCGCCAGCAGCCAGGTCATCGCGGGCACGCAGGCCGGAGTGTCGCACGAGGCGCAGCGCAAGTACCTGCCGCGCCTCCTCGCCGAGTATTTCGACGCTGGCTTCCGCTGGACGGTCTTGTACGAACTCGGCGCGGGCCGTCCGCGCAAGGCGGAGCAGGAGGACCCCGAGGCCGCCTTTGGCCTGCTCATGCCGGATGCCAGTCCAAAGCCCGCCTACTTTGCCCTGCGCGACCTTATCGCCTCGGTGGCGGAGTCCCGCTGGGACGCCTCCGCCCGCCAGTGGGTGCGCCCGGCCCCGTACCGCACCGGAGCCCTCGCGTTCACCCTGCGCGGTGCTCCGCCCTCCGTTCACCATACCCTGCTCCAGCGCTCGGACGGGTCTTTCCTGCTCCTGCTCTGGAACGAGGTGCCGGGCTTTGACCGGAAAGCGCGGAAGGATATCGCGAATGCCCCTGTGCCCGTGCGGCTCGTTCTTGCGCAAAAGGCCGCCGAGGTGACGGTGGTGACGCCGGGCGGGCAGGCTGCGCCCTGCGCGCGATTCACGGATGTTTCCACCATCGACCTCCAGGTACCCGACGAAGTGCTCGTCGTGACGATCAAACCCGCCGCGCCCATTCCGTCCGGCGGCCTCCCGCTGGCCGGGGACGTCGCGTCCCAGGCCTCGCCCACCTCCATCACGCTCGACTGGCCTGCGTATCCCGGTCCAGATGCATGGTGGGTTTACCTGCATGGCCGCAAGCTCGGGCAGGCCGCGCCCGGCACCGATGGACGGCTGCACTTCACGCTGCGCGACCTCCTGCCCGCCACCACCTATCCGCTGGAGATCATCGCTGCGTCCCGGGATGGCCGGGTATCCGATCCTGCGCGGATCGCGGTTGCCACCATCGACGCCTTTCCCGATCTGGTCATTCGCGACGTAAAGACTGCTCCGGCAAATCCGCGTCCTGGCGAGGAGGTGCGCTTCCTCGCGACGGTGGAAAACACCGGCTCCGCGCCGACCGGGGAGGGCGTCACCATCGGGGTGAAGTTCTCCATCGACGGAAAGACCGTGTGCTGGAATGACGCGCTGCGCGGCCCGCTCGCGCCGGGCCGGAAAGTCGAGGTGAGCGCGAACAACGGACCGCAGGGCCGCTCCACCTGGAAAGCCGTCCCAGGGTCGCACACGCTCACTGCTCAGGTCGACGACGTGAACCGCCTGATCGAATCCGACGAACTCAACAACACCGCCTCCGCCACGCTCGATGTCGCGGCTCCGCCCCCTTCACAACCATGA